The proteins below come from a single Miscanthus floridulus cultivar M001 chromosome 1, ASM1932011v1, whole genome shotgun sequence genomic window:
- the LOC136455528 gene encoding uncharacterized protein translates to MGSGSSKPEFKVVWWRLPYLDFHANTVEEAVKNLAPYLEDTRVRNQVIYFDGWDGLGASAVLNSVAEHPPPSLRNKFDDNIIHIDCSRWKSRRALQRTIAQKLRLPQHVMAIFDRQDEEDDLVGVDEGSRTEIRDIGREIYRVLQGQSSLVVFHNGSDTMVDFNDLGIPRAAADPWSNILRKVLWTFRGRLRAIKQREKVSDHLKPDKQQPEGTEKVDTSYLCFGSLFSGRSTSDVSYRLEILRQEAAEIAQYTNKPIVTQEIAEICCRYLISLSSKGNGKLDFNWTAHASNYWVCDGILKEFRPEQAWEIATCLHEELRLEGYSSAPKFYRSSADTTSWVVTTKSSEDIVPTVQPETTSFFLAVKREHGHSVLPLPMKMFQRSEQLHVLKLYHCSFSFASPPFLCCLNLRFLGLDSCMDHQSMKPKENKEEQQQQQNNRPTIEFFQSLWVLDICRTDWELALSPNTIVKMATNIREINIKRGRIWHNSISWRCLGNIHKLRVIEPTSPWETSNKDEFMDMVKLELLDLSGNSTIQFLPSLSGAISLKTLILDGCTGLQQVVPETLPPSLETFSLDGGSGREAKISRISLAGCARLVNFRLHGSIQNLEELDLSNTSIKTLDLSDEVVQVPWLQRVILLGCERLRAILWPKHGMPWLMVLGIDTRGGTEAANNAKTLHDNFVISKEREEGCRAFIAVTEMRFLQWLVLASANKLCWDTERKYDLNICLSSSSSKDVGQHNYKEKMGPLQKSIIDPKTHLTYSDVNIDKASSARKFQPLDRHVEIGEGISNSNMVTIREISAAILLMNRIYSLLVHDNSSIRTVIPESMMSIEVEDTKKKKKIYWSCLRWCCIERCPSLDSVFTTNYDVVCFNALETFWAADLLMARCIWSKGRTTNVKDTESFAKLQAMHLHFCPKLTFVLPLSWFYTLSRLDTLHIVYCDNLSEVFPVEAEFLNKISTDHPRGVLEFPKLKHIYLQELPKLQQICEAKMFAPELRTITLRGCWSLKRLPATTDRPNDRPVVDCEKNSWEKLEWDGKEAGHHPCLFEPLHSKYYKKRLLRTTVLR, encoded by the exons ATGGGTTCAGGGTCTTCAAAGCCAGAGTTTAAG GTAGTTTGGTGGCGGCTACCATATCTG GACTTTCATGCCAATACTGTTGAAGAGGCTGTGAAAAACCTAGCTCCTTacttggaggacacaagggtgCGAAATCAGGTCATTTACTTTGATGGATGGGATGGACTTGGTGCATCTGCTGTCCTTAATTCTGTTGCTGAACACCCTCCGCCATCTCTGAGAAACAAATTTGATGATAATATTATACACATTGACTGTTCAAGGTGGAAAAGCCGGAGAGCACTGCAGAGGACAATTGCACAGAAACTAAGACTTCCTCAACACGTCATGGCTATTTTTGATAGACAAGATGAAGAGGACGATTTAGTTGGAGTAGATGAAGGCTCTAGAACTGAGATAAGAGACATTGGGAGAGAGATATATCGAGTCCTACAAGGACAGAGCTCCTTAGTGGTCTTCCACAACGGGAGTGATACCATGGTTGATTTCAATGACCTTGGTATTCCTCGAGCTGCTGCAGATCCTTGGTCAAACATTCTCCGGAAGGTATTGTGGACCTTCCGTGGAAGGCTTCGTGCCATCAAACAAAGGGAGAAAGTTTCAGATCATCTTAAACCTGATAAACAACAACCTGAGGGAACTGAGAAAGTGGACACTTCATATCTTTGCTTTGGTTCATTATTTTCTGGAAGGTCAACCTCAGATGTATCCTACAGGCTTGAAATACTGCGTCAGGAAGCTGCAGAAATAGCACAATACACGAATAAACCTATAGTCACTCAGGAAATAGCTGAAATATGCTGCAGGTATTTGATATCATTGAGTTCCAAGGGGAATGGCAAGCTAGACTTCAACTGGACTGCTCATGCCTCCAACTATTGGGTTTGTGATGGGATTCTAAAAGAATTTCGACCAGAGCAAGCATGGGAGATTGCCACTTGTCTGCACGAAGAGTTGCGACTGGAGGGCTACTCATCTGCTCCTAAGTTCTATCGTTCCAGTGCTGACACAACATCCTGGGTTGTAACCACCAAATCTAGTGAAGATATTGTACCAACTGTGCAGCCTGAGACAACCTCTTTCTTTTTGGCAGTCAAAAGAGAACATGGCCATTCGGTTTTGCCATTACCCATGAAAATGTTCCAAAGATCCGAGCAACTTCATGTTTTGAAGCTCTACCACTGCAGCTTCAGCTTTGCTTCACCTCCATTCCTTTGTTGCCTAAACCTAAGATTTCTTGGACTTGATAGCTGTATGGATCATCAATCAATGAAACCGAAAGAAAacaaagaagag cagcagcagcagcaaaataatagaCCAACGATAGAATTCTTTCAAAGCCTATGGGTGCTGGACATATGCCGCACTGATTGGGAATTGGCTTTATCCCCAAATACAATTGTGAAAATGGCAACAAACATTAGGGAGATAAATATAAAGAGGGGAAGAATCTGGCACAACAGTATTTCATGGAGATGTCTTGGTAACATTCATAAGCTTCGAGTGATTGAGCCTACAAGTCCTTGGGAGACAAGTAATAAGGATGAATTTATGGATATGGTGAAGCTGGAGCTTCTTGACCTATCAGGGAATAGCACAATACAATTTTTACCAAGCTTGTCAGGTGCAATCAGCCTCAAAACCCTTATTCTAGATGGCTGTACTGGACTGCAACAAGTTGTGCCTGAAACACTCCCTCCATCGCTTGAAACATTTAGCTTAGATGGAGGATCTGGACGAGAAGCTAAAATCTCCCGTATCTCCTTGGCTGGTTGTGCAAGACTGGTCAATTTCAGATTGCATGGGTCAATACAGAACCTTGAGGAGCTGGACCTCTCAAACACATCAATCAAAACACTTGACCTCAGTGATGAAGTGGTGCAGGTCCCATGGCTACAGCGCGTCATCTTGCTGGGATGTGAGCGGCTTCGTGCTATCCTATGGCCAAAGCATGGAATGCCCTGGCTAATGGTGCTAGGCATTGACACTCGGGGAGGCACAGAAGCAGCTAACAATGCAAAAACACTACATGATAATTTTGTCATCAGTAAAGAACGAGAAGAAGGTTGTCGTGCATTTATTGCTGTTACGGAAATGAGGTTCCTTCAATGGTTGGTGCTAGCAAGCGCCAATAAACTTTGCTGGGACACTGAACGCAAATATGATCTTAATATCTGCTTATCTTCTTCTAGTAGCAAAGATGTTGGACAACACAACTACAAGGAGAAGATGGGTCCTCTACAAAAGTCAATAATAGACCCCAAGACTCACCTGACCTACAGCGACGTGAACATTGACAAGGCAAGTAGTGCGAGGAAGTTTCAGCCACTGGACCGCCATGTAGAGATTGGTGAGGGAATAAGCAACTCTAATATGGTAACCATTCGTGAAATCAGCGCTGCAATCCTTTTGATGAATAGGATATACTCATTGCTCGTGCATGACAATTCATCCATCAGGACCGTTATCCCTGAAAGCATGATGTCTATAGAGGTAGAAGacacgaagaagaagaagaagatttaTTGGTCTTGTCTCAGGTGGTGCTGTATCGAGAGATGCCCCAGTTTGGACAGTGTCTTCACCACGAACTATGATGTCGTCTGCTTTAATGCTCTAGAGACCTTTTGGGCAGCTGATCTCTTGATGGCCCGATGTATCTGGAGTAAAGGAAGAACAACCAATGTCAAGGACACTGAATCCTTTGCTAAACTGCAGGCTATGCATCTCCACTTCTGTCCTAAGCTGACATTTGTCCTCCCACTGTCGTGGTTCTATACCCTGTCCCGTCTTGACACCCTACACATCGTCTATTGTGATAATCTTAGTGAGGTTTTCCCCGTGGAGGCGGAGTTCTTAAACAAAATATCTACTGATCATCCAAGAGGTGTGTTGGAATTCCCAAAGCTGAAGCACATCTACCTACAAGAGCTACCCAAGCTGCAGCAGATCTGTGAAGCCAAGATGTTTGCTCCAGAGCTCAGGACCATCACCTTAAGAGGATGCTGGAGCCTTAAGCGCCTCCCCGCTACCACCGACCGCCCAAATGACCGCCCTGTCGTGGACTGCGAGAAGAACTCGTGGGAAAAGCTGGAGTGGGACGGGAAGGAGGCTGGCCACCACCCTTGTCTCTTTGAGCCACTCCACTCCAAGTACTATAAGAAGAGACTGCTTAGAACCACGGTTCTCCGATGA